From the Cryptomeria japonica chromosome 2, Sugi_1.0, whole genome shotgun sequence genome, one window contains:
- the LOC131058619 gene encoding protein C2-DOMAIN ABA-RELATED 2, with protein MAAAAAAILKLHISKGTDLAVRDMWTSDPYVVVRLGHQKVKTRVVKNNLNPVWDEDLTLFVPHSEPLVLKLEVFDKDRMSKDDQMGNGEVDLGDLASAARMLKTSPAQSLAMKNKEGSPCIKCVDGHMVQQVFLDLQNVESGQLELHIKWVDFTH; from the exons ATGGCGGCTGCCGCTGCGGCTATTCTGAAGCTTCATATTTCAAAAGGAACCGATTTGGCTGTTCGGGATATGTGGACTAGTGATCCTTATGTTGTGGTCAGACTTGGCCACCAG AAAGTGAAGACTCGGGTAGTGAAAAACAACCTGAATCCAGTCTGGGATGAGGATTTGACACTGTTTGTACCACATTCTGAACCCCTTGTACTCAAACTG GAAGTATTTGACAAGGATAGGATGAGCAAAGATGACCAGATGGGTAATGGTGAAGTGGATCTTGGGGATCTTGCAAGTGCTGCAAGGATGCTTAAGACAAGCCCAGCACAATCTTTGGCAATGAAGAATAAGGAGGGTTCTCCTTGTATTAAGTGTGTGGATGGACATATGGTACAGCAAGTGTTTTTGGATCTTCAGAATGTGGAGTCTGGTCAACTGGAACTGCACATCAAATGGGTTGATTTTACTCATTAA
- the LOC131058618 gene encoding protein C2-DOMAIN ABA-RELATED 2: protein MAAAAAAILKLHISKGTDLAVRDMWTSDPYVVVRLGHQKVKTRVVKNNLNPVWDEDLTLFVPHSEPLVLKLEVFDKDRMSKDDQMGNGEVDLGDLASAARMLKTSPAQSLAMKNKEGSPCIKCVDGHMVQQVFLGLQNVESGQLELHIKWVDFTH from the exons ATGGCGGCTGCCGCTGCGGCTATTCTGAAGCTTCATATTTCAAAAGGAACCGATTTGGCTGTTCGGGATATGTGGACCAGTGATCCTTATGTTGTGGTCAGACTTGGCCACCAG AAAGTGAAGACTCGGGTAGTGAAAAACAACCTGAATCCAGTCTGGGATGAGGATTTGACACTGTTTGTACCACATTCTGAACCCCTTGTACTCAAACTG GAAGTATTTGACAAGGATAGGATGAGCAAAGATGACCAGATGGGTAATGGTGAAGTGGATCTTGGGGATCTTGCAAGTGCTGCAAGGATGCTTAAGACAAGCCCAGCACAATCTTTGGCAATGAAGAATAAGGAGGGTTCTCCTTGTATTAAGTGTGTGGATGGACATATGGTACAGCAAGTGTTTTTGGGGCTTCAGAATGTGGAGTCTGGTCAACTGGAACTGCACATCAAATGGGTTGATTTTACTCATTAA